A stretch of bacterium DNA encodes these proteins:
- a CDS encoding ABC-F family ATP-binding cassette domain-containing protein yields the protein MLKAENIRHDFGARPLFDGLELVIEEGARLGLVGANGSGKTTLFRILAGQLNPLEGSVIYPKKVRVGYLAQEPEFVPGATVFGALEEGLAEVTALQDEFSEVTAALQTETDHTRRAALSARQQELHDRLQIGGGWDIAPRIEEMITVLGLPAPETRLDHQSGGTLKRVALARVLLSRPEMLFLDEPTNHLDTRTVEWLERRLAEFRGTLVLITHDRYFLEAVVNRIAEISLGKIKQYPGSYSAFLEAKKKEWELIQRLDERREKILAREIEWLRRGPKARSTKQKARVDRAKSMARVRRTEKDKPVELLFDPESRTGRTILKAHRVGMSFDSRPVVSDFSLELLGGERIGVLGPNGCGKTTLIRMLVGELEPESGYVKEGLNTSIAYFDQKRAQLDPAATIWDSVAPGGEHVLVSSQRLHKKAFLESFLFPAPMQRLKVGLLSGGEKNRLLLARLMLAGANVLVLDEPTNDLDLPTLEVLEQQLVSFKGSLIVVTHDRWFLDRVVEEIYAFEGGGVIRHYPGNYSYYLETKAAEREAERAAQERLRAAQRAETPAAPRRQGLHYLEKKELETIEERISSAEAELTAARARLEDPSVASDPAALAGLYEAVRAGERTVAALYGRWEELEAKQSGGE from the coding sequence TCTACCCGAAAAAAGTGCGGGTGGGCTACCTGGCCCAGGAGCCGGAATTCGTTCCCGGGGCCACCGTGTTCGGCGCCCTGGAGGAGGGCCTGGCAGAGGTTACCGCTCTGCAGGACGAGTTCTCAGAGGTGACCGCCGCGCTCCAGACCGAGACCGACCACACCCGCCGCGCCGCCCTGAGCGCCCGTCAGCAGGAGCTCCACGACCGCCTGCAGATCGGCGGGGGCTGGGACATCGCACCGCGGATCGAGGAGATGATAACCGTTCTGGGCCTGCCCGCACCGGAGACCCGGCTCGACCACCAGTCCGGCGGTACGCTCAAGCGGGTGGCCCTGGCCCGGGTGCTGCTGTCCCGGCCCGAGATGCTGTTCCTGGACGAGCCGACCAACCATCTGGACACCCGTACCGTGGAGTGGCTGGAGCGCCGTCTGGCCGAGTTCCGTGGCACCCTGGTGCTCATCACCCACGACCGCTATTTCCTGGAGGCGGTGGTGAACCGGATCGCCGAAATCTCGCTCGGGAAAATAAAACAGTATCCGGGCAGCTACTCGGCGTTCCTGGAGGCGAAAAAGAAAGAGTGGGAGCTGATCCAGCGCCTGGATGAGCGCCGCGAAAAAATACTGGCCCGCGAGATCGAATGGCTGCGCCGGGGGCCCAAGGCGCGCAGCACCAAGCAGAAAGCCCGCGTCGACCGCGCCAAATCCATGGCCAGGGTGCGCCGCACCGAGAAAGACAAGCCGGTGGAGCTGCTGTTCGACCCGGAGAGCCGCACCGGGCGGACAATCCTCAAGGCGCACCGGGTGGGGATGTCGTTCGACAGCCGGCCGGTGGTGAGCGATTTCTCCCTCGAACTGCTGGGCGGCGAGCGGATCGGCGTGCTGGGGCCCAACGGCTGCGGCAAGACCACGCTGATCCGCATGCTGGTGGGGGAACTGGAGCCCGAGAGCGGCTACGTGAAAGAGGGGCTGAATACCAGCATCGCCTATTTCGACCAGAAACGCGCCCAGCTCGACCCTGCGGCCACTATCTGGGACTCGGTCGCCCCCGGCGGCGAGCACGTGCTGGTGAGCAGCCAGCGCCTGCACAAGAAAGCTTTCCTCGAAAGCTTCCTTTTCCCCGCGCCCATGCAGCGCCTCAAGGTGGGCCTGCTCTCGGGCGGCGAGAAAAACCGCCTCCTGCTGGCCCGCCTGATGCTGGCCGGGGCCAACGTGCTGGTGCTGGATGAGCCGACCAACGACCTCGACCTTCCCACCCTGGAGGTCCTGGAGCAGCAGCTTGTCTCGTTCAAGGGCTCGTTGATCGTGGTCACCCACGACCGCTGGTTCCTCGACCGGGTGGTGGAGGAAATCTACGCCTTCGAGGGCGGCGGCGTGATCCGTCACTACCCCGGCAACTACAGCTACTATCTGGAAACCAAAGCCGCCGAGCGCGAGGCCGAGCGGGCGGCCCAGGAAAGGCTGCGCGCGGCCCAGCGCGCCGAGACCCCCGCGGCGCCCAGACGCCAGGGCCTGCATTATCTGGAAAAGAAGGAACTGGAGACTATCGAGGAGCGGATATCCTCGGCCGAGGCCGAACTGACCGCGGCCCGGGCGCGCCTGGAGGACCCCTCCGTGGCCAGCGACCCGGCGGCCCTGGCTGGGCTCTACGAGGCGGTACGCGCCGGAGAACGGACTGTGGCCGCCCTTTACGGCCGCTGGGAGGAACTGGAGGCCAAGCAGTCCGGAGGGGAATGA